A part of Streptomyces sp. NBC_01210 genomic DNA contains:
- a CDS encoding GNAT family N-acetyltransferase, with amino-acid sequence MGMSVTISAAAAQDAEHILKLQYLCYQTEAELYGDYGIEPLTQSLESLRAEIAQGHALVARLGDEVVASVRGRVDEGGTARIAKLIVHPRMQRHGLGGRLLDAIEERFAGEPAAKRLQLFTGHRSESNLRLYRSRGYVQVSSEQVGPRLTLVTLEKESEARAYVASA; translated from the coding sequence ATGGGCATGAGCGTGACCATCTCAGCGGCAGCGGCGCAGGACGCGGAGCACATCCTGAAGCTGCAGTATCTGTGCTACCAGACCGAGGCCGAACTCTACGGCGACTACGGAATCGAGCCCCTCACCCAGTCCCTCGAGAGTCTGCGGGCCGAAATAGCGCAGGGCCATGCCCTGGTGGCCCGGCTGGGTGACGAGGTGGTGGCTTCCGTACGCGGCAGGGTCGACGAGGGCGGGACGGCCCGTATCGCCAAGCTCATCGTCCATCCACGGATGCAGCGCCACGGCCTGGGCGGACGGCTGCTGGACGCGATCGAGGAGCGCTTCGCCGGGGAGCCGGCCGCCAAGCGGTTGCAGCTCTTCACCGGCCATCGCAGCGAGAGCAATCTGCGGTTGTACCGCAGCCGCGGCTATGTCCAGGTGTCCAGCGAGCAGGTCGGCCCGAGGCTCACACTCGTCACGCTGGAGAAGGAGTCCGAGGCGCGCGCGTATGTCGCCAGCGCCTAG
- a CDS encoding sigma-70 family RNA polymerase sigma factor, translated as MTLLEDTPARVVRALGPLVSAEATAEAPGTALEAGDLEQAVWVRLLERLDRDGPPPDAARWVKSAVRAEARRARRTAARELPYGQEPSADPAGSPERTALRAERHLSLRAAVARTPGNCPRLLTAMLSPDDPTYREIAGALGISQGSLGPMRSRCLGCLRRMLTAEVGAPERGGKER; from the coding sequence ATGACGCTTCTCGAAGACACCCCCGCCCGTGTGGTCCGCGCGCTGGGCCCGCTGGTGAGCGCCGAGGCCACGGCCGAGGCGCCGGGCACCGCGTTGGAGGCCGGCGACCTCGAACAGGCTGTCTGGGTGCGGCTGCTCGAGCGGCTCGACCGTGACGGGCCGCCGCCGGACGCAGCCCGCTGGGTCAAGTCGGCCGTACGGGCGGAGGCGCGCCGCGCCCGGCGGACGGCCGCCCGTGAACTGCCGTACGGCCAGGAGCCCTCAGCCGACCCGGCAGGCAGTCCAGAACGCACCGCGCTCCGGGCCGAGCGGCACCTCTCGCTGCGGGCCGCCGTCGCACGGACGCCCGGCAACTGCCCGCGGCTGCTCACCGCGATGCTGTCCCCGGACGACCCGACCTACCGGGAAATCGCAGGGGCGTTGGGAATCTCACAGGGCAGTCTGGGGCCGATGCGTTCCCGCTGCCTGGGATGCCTGCGCAGAATGCTGACGGCAGAGGTTGGCGCTCCTGAACGCGGGGGAAAGGAGCGGTAG
- a CDS encoding glycerophosphodiester phosphodiesterase produces MTQGADGSPGRRTVLGAAVLGTAALGLGSTAARADEQDSGHGSYRDLPSPTVIAHRGASGYRPEHTLGSYQLALDMGAHVVEQDLVPTKDGHLVCRHENDITGTTDVAAHPEFASRKTTKSIDGVSLTGWFTEDFTLAELKTLRAKERIPANRQENTLYDGRWAIPTFEEVLRWAEKEGHRRGRPVWLHVETKHPTYFRGIGLGLEERLARLLRRYGRDRRNSPVFLQSFEPSSIQRLAGLVDSPRVVLLSAANTRPWDFVQAGDPRTVADLVKPEGLKWIASYAQGIGPTLDLIIPKDANGKLGTQTTLVRDAHAKGLILHPYTMRNENTFLPADFRRGTDPNAYGDAFGAFKVYFETGIDGIFTDNSDTGLLAAADFRG; encoded by the coding sequence ATGACACAAGGTGCGGACGGAAGTCCCGGGCGTCGGACCGTACTGGGAGCGGCGGTGCTCGGCACGGCCGCCCTCGGACTCGGCTCCACGGCGGCACGGGCCGACGAGCAGGACAGCGGACATGGTTCGTACCGGGACCTGCCCTCCCCGACGGTGATCGCCCACCGTGGCGCCAGTGGCTACCGGCCCGAGCACACTCTCGGCTCCTACCAGCTGGCCCTCGACATGGGCGCGCATGTTGTCGAGCAGGACCTGGTGCCGACCAAGGACGGCCACCTCGTATGCCGTCACGAGAACGACATCACCGGTACGACGGATGTCGCGGCACACCCGGAGTTCGCGTCCCGCAAGACCACCAAGTCCATCGACGGCGTCAGCCTCACCGGCTGGTTCACCGAGGACTTCACGCTCGCCGAGCTGAAGACGCTGCGCGCCAAGGAGCGGATCCCCGCCAACCGCCAGGAGAACACCCTCTACGACGGCCGCTGGGCGATACCCACCTTCGAGGAGGTGCTGCGCTGGGCCGAGAAGGAGGGCCACCGGCGCGGCCGTCCCGTCTGGCTCCATGTCGAGACCAAGCACCCCACCTACTTCCGGGGGATCGGACTCGGACTCGAGGAGCGACTGGCCAGGCTGCTGCGCCGGTACGGACGCGACCGCCGCAACTCGCCCGTGTTTCTCCAGTCGTTCGAGCCGAGCAGCATCCAGCGGCTGGCCGGGCTTGTCGACTCGCCGCGCGTCGTCCTGCTGTCGGCCGCGAACACCCGCCCCTGGGACTTCGTCCAGGCGGGCGACCCGCGCACGGTCGCCGATCTCGTCAAGCCCGAGGGCCTGAAGTGGATCGCGTCGTACGCGCAGGGCATCGGCCCGACCCTCGACCTGATCATCCCGAAGGACGCGAACGGCAAACTGGGCACGCAGACGACACTGGTGCGGGACGCGCACGCCAAGGGCCTGATCCTGCACCCGTACACGATGCGCAACGAGAACACCTTCCTGCCCGCCGACTTCCGGCGCGGCACGGACCCGAACGCCTACGGCGACGCCTTCGGCGCCTTCAAGGTCTACTTCGAGACCGGCATCGACGGGATCTTCACCGACAACTCGGACACGGGTCTGCTGGCCGCCGCCGACTTCCGCGGCTGA
- a CDS encoding lysophospholipid acyltransferase family protein encodes MPSAPTTPAHDTEDPLSRLSLIKAVLGPILRLMFRPRVEGAENIPGTGPVILAGNHLTFIDSMILPLVCARPVHFIGKDEYVTGKGVKGRLMAWFFTGSGMIPVDRDGANGGVAALMTGRRVLEEGRMFGIYPEGTRSPDGRLYRGRTGIARLTLMTGAPVVPFAMIGTDKLQPGGAGLPRPGRVTVRFGEPMEFSRYDGMDRDRYVLRAVTDSVMTEVMELSGQEYVDMYATKAKAA; translated from the coding sequence ATACCGTCCGCCCCCACGACACCCGCACATGACACGGAGGACCCGTTGTCCCGCTTGTCGCTCATCAAGGCAGTGCTAGGACCGATCCTGCGCCTGATGTTCCGCCCACGTGTGGAAGGTGCCGAGAACATCCCGGGGACGGGGCCGGTCATCCTCGCCGGAAACCACCTCACGTTCATCGACTCGATGATCCTTCCGCTGGTCTGCGCCCGTCCGGTCCACTTCATCGGCAAGGACGAGTACGTGACCGGCAAGGGCGTCAAGGGCCGGCTGATGGCCTGGTTCTTCACGGGCAGCGGCATGATCCCGGTGGACCGCGACGGCGCCAACGGCGGTGTCGCCGCGCTGATGACCGGCCGCCGGGTGCTGGAGGAGGGCAGGATGTTCGGCATCTACCCGGAGGGCACCCGCTCCCCCGACGGGCGGCTCTACCGGGGCCGTACGGGCATCGCGCGGCTCACGCTGATGACCGGCGCGCCCGTGGTTCCGTTCGCGATGATCGGCACCGACAAGCTGCAGCCGGGCGGCGCCGGTCTGCCGCGGCCGGGCCGCGTGACGGTCCGCTTCGGCGAGCCGATGGAGTTCTCGCGCTACGACGGCATGGACCGCGACCGCTATGTGCTGCGCGCGGTGACCGACTCGGTGATGACCGAGGTCATGGAGTTGTCGGGCCAGGAGTACGTGGACATGTACGCGACGAAGGCGAAGGCGGCCTGA
- a CDS encoding MFS transporter — MTTTDRQATESEAIRSPGRWLALAVLVLAVLLVAVDATVLGLATPFLSEDLQPSGTQLLWIGDVYSFVIAGLLVSMGSLGDRIGRKKLLLIGAVAFGAVSVLNAYATSPELMILARALLGVAGATLMPSTLALIRNIFHDPKERSLAVGVWGAAASAGAAVGPVVGGFLLENFWWGSVFLINLPVMAVLVLVGVKLLPESRDPNPGPWDLISVGLSLIGMVSVVYAVKEAAVHGFRWDNAAAAIIGLAALYWFARRQLTLDSPLLDMRLFHHRGFSGAVLADLLTILGLSGLVFFLSQFLQLVQMRSPLEAGLIELPAAIGAVGAGLLAGHLARRASVRGVVAGGLTAVGLALAACTAVSASTGVLALGVALFIGGVGAGLAFTVTADVILSSVPKEQAGAASAVSETAYELGAALGIALLGSIVTGIYRGFTAPPGVPAESAASAHDSLGGAVESAKDLPQDQGAAMLSAAQDAFTDGFQSAGAIGAAVLFATAVAAWFMLRGQKLEEGLEHP; from the coding sequence ATGACCACTACCGACCGGCAGGCCACGGAGAGCGAAGCGATACGCAGTCCCGGCCGGTGGCTCGCGCTCGCCGTCCTCGTCCTTGCCGTGCTGCTGGTCGCCGTCGACGCGACCGTGCTCGGCCTCGCGACGCCCTTCCTCAGCGAGGACCTGCAGCCCTCCGGCACCCAGCTGCTCTGGATCGGCGACGTCTACTCGTTCGTCATCGCCGGTCTGCTCGTCTCGATGGGCAGCCTCGGTGACCGTATCGGCCGCAAGAAGCTGCTGCTGATCGGCGCGGTCGCGTTCGGTGCGGTCTCCGTGCTCAACGCATACGCCACGAGCCCGGAGTTGATGATTCTCGCACGCGCCCTGCTCGGTGTCGCGGGTGCCACCCTGATGCCGTCCACGCTCGCGCTGATCCGCAATATCTTCCACGACCCCAAGGAGCGCAGCCTCGCGGTCGGCGTCTGGGGCGCGGCGGCCTCCGCGGGCGCCGCGGTCGGACCTGTCGTCGGCGGCTTCCTGCTGGAGAACTTCTGGTGGGGCTCCGTCTTCCTGATCAACCTGCCCGTGATGGCGGTGCTGGTCCTGGTCGGCGTCAAACTGCTGCCGGAGTCCCGCGACCCCAACCCCGGCCCCTGGGACCTGATCAGTGTCGGCCTCTCGCTGATCGGCATGGTCAGCGTCGTCTACGCCGTCAAGGAGGCGGCGGTGCACGGCTTCCGCTGGGACAACGCGGCGGCCGCGATCATCGGACTGGCCGCTCTGTACTGGTTCGCCCGGCGGCAGCTGACGCTCGACTCGCCACTGCTGGACATGCGGCTCTTCCACCACCGCGGCTTCTCCGGTGCGGTCCTCGCCGATCTGCTGACCATTCTCGGCCTGTCCGGACTGGTCTTCTTCCTTTCGCAGTTCCTGCAACTGGTGCAGATGCGCTCGCCGTTGGAGGCGGGACTGATCGAACTGCCCGCCGCGATCGGCGCGGTGGGTGCCGGCCTGCTGGCCGGCCATCTCGCCCGCAGAGCCTCCGTACGCGGCGTGGTGGCCGGCGGACTGACAGCGGTCGGACTCGCACTCGCGGCCTGTACGGCGGTCAGCGCGTCCACCGGAGTCCTGGCGCTCGGTGTCGCGTTGTTCATCGGCGGTGTCGGAGCGGGTCTCGCCTTCACCGTGACCGCGGACGTCATCCTCTCCAGCGTGCCCAAGGAGCAGGCGGGCGCGGCCTCCGCAGTGTCGGAGACTGCATACGAACTGGGCGCGGCGCTCGGCATCGCGCTGCTCGGATCCATCGTGACCGGTATCTACCGCGGCTTCACCGCTCCGCCGGGCGTCCCCGCCGAGTCGGCCGCTTCGGCGCACGACTCACTCGGCGGCGCGGTCGAGTCGGCCAAGGACCTGCCGCAGGATCAGGGCGCGGCGATGCTGTCGGCAGCGCAGGACGCCTTCACCGACGGCTTCCAGTCGGCGGGGGCGATCGGCGCGGCCGTACTCTTCGCGACGGCCGTCGCGGCGTGGTTCATGCTGCGCGGCCAGAAGCTCGAGGAAGGCCTCGAGCACCCGTAG
- a CDS encoding TetR/AcrR family transcriptional regulator gives MTVDREQVLRTAAALLSRKATATMDEVARAAGIGRATLHRHFAGRHSLVKALEDLGIQEFEAALDTARLDDGAAEDALRRLIAEVESAAPLLAFLVTENQLFEGDQVNEGWNRLDARVSALFRRGQEQGEFRIDLTPAWLTEALYGLVGAGAWSVQEGRVAAKDFQYMIVELLLGGARRSVRE, from the coding sequence TCGATCGTGAACAGGTTCTGCGCACCGCCGCCGCCCTGCTCTCCCGTAAAGCGACCGCCACCATGGACGAGGTCGCCCGGGCCGCGGGCATCGGGCGGGCCACCCTGCACCGGCATTTCGCCGGGCGGCACTCCCTCGTCAAGGCCCTCGAAGACCTCGGCATCCAGGAGTTCGAGGCGGCCCTCGACACCGCCCGGCTCGACGACGGCGCCGCCGAGGACGCGCTGCGGCGGCTCATCGCCGAAGTGGAGTCCGCCGCCCCGCTGCTCGCCTTCCTTGTCACCGAGAACCAGCTCTTCGAGGGCGACCAGGTGAACGAGGGCTGGAACCGCCTCGACGCTCGTGTCTCCGCGCTCTTCCGGCGTGGACAGGAGCAGGGCGAGTTCCGTATCGACCTCACGCCCGCCTGGCTGACCGAGGCCCTCTACGGGCTCGTCGGCGCCGGTGCCTGGTCGGTGCAGGAGGGGCGGGTCGCTGCCAAGGACTTCCAGTACATGATCGTCGAGTTGTTGCTCGGCGGCGCACGACGGAGCGTGAGGGAATGA